The following coding sequences are from one Salvia hispanica cultivar TCC Black 2014 chromosome 3, UniMelb_Shisp_WGS_1.0, whole genome shotgun sequence window:
- the LOC125216127 gene encoding probable serine/threonine-protein kinase At1g54610, whose amino-acid sequence MGCVLGKRATRRNREKYQRRNVPEFRLRMGAGAEAWPPWLVAVAGDEIKGWEPRRANSFEKLAKIGQGTYSNVYKARDLMTGKVVALKKVRFDNFEPEAVRFMAREILVLRRLNHPNVIKLEGLVISRMSSSLYLVFEYMEHDLSGLAALQSSNFTEAQVKCYMKQLMSGLEHCHSNGVLHRDIKCSNLLIDNEGILKIADFGLASFFNPESKKPMTSRVVTLWYRPPELLLGATSYGVGVDLWSAGCILAELLSGKPILRGRTEVEQLHKIFKLCGSPPEEFWKKSKLPNATLYKPQQPYKCCIKETFKDFPSSSLALIGTLLSIDPHARGTATAALNSKFFTTEPYACEPSSLPKFPPTKEMDLKLRDEAAKRQRGLGRKSQMNDGHRRTRVHNKAIRAIPAPEANAELQTNLNRLRVMSDRKGKSKSEKFPPPHQDGAVGHPMSFADDVSVNSSTFDTKSLTKSASSRRKSGEVEPHGAPSRRFMNAFYPSSVARSMEFRFGRR is encoded by the exons ATGGGGTGTGTTCTTGGAAAAAGAGCCACTCGCCGGAATCGGGAAAAGTATCAACGGCGGAATGTGCCGGAATTCAGGCTGAGAATGGGCGCCGGAGCGGAAGCGTGGCCGCCGTGgctcgtcgccgtcgccggcGACGAGATCAAGGGGTGGGAGCCGCGGCGGGCTAACTCCTTCGAAAAACTTGCAAAG ATTGGGCAAGGGACGTATAGCAATGTGTATAAGGCTAGGGATTTGATGACGGGGAAGGTGGTGGCGTTGAAGAAGGTGAGGTTCGATAACTTTGAGCCGGAAGCTGTGAGGTTCATGGCAAGAGAGATACTTGTGTTGAGGCGACTAAATCATCCGAATGTGATCAAGCTCGAAGGCCTTGTTATTTCGCGGATGTCAAGCAGCCTCTACCTCGTGTTTGAGTACATGGAGCATGATCTTTCTGGCCTTGCTGCGCTTCAATCTTCCAACTTCACCGAGGCACAG GTCAAATGCTATATGAAGCAATTGATGTCCGGTTTGGAGCACTGCCACAGCAATGGTGTCTTGCATCGTGATATCAAGTGCTCCAATCTGCTGATTGACAACGAAGGGATACTAAAAATAGCTGATTTTGGTCTTGCTTCTTTTTTCAATCCCGAAAGCAAGAAACCAATGACGAGCCGTGTGGTCACCCTCTGGTATCGCCCTCCTGAACTGTTGCTAGGGGCCACTTCCTATGGTGTCGGTGTCGATTTGTGGAGCGCTGGCTGTATTCTGGCAGAACTTCTCTCTGGAAAGCCAATACTGCGCGGACGAACAGAG GTCGAGCAGCTACACAAGATATTCAAGTTATGTGGTTCTCCTCCCGAAGAATTCTGGAAGAAATCAAAGTTGCCCAATGCGACTCTCTACAAACCCCAGCAGCCGTATAAATGTTGTATAAAGGAGACGTTTAAGGATTTTCCATCGTCGTCTCTTGCTCTAATAGGAACTCTTCTTTCAATCGACCCTCATGCACGAGGCACTGCTACTGCAGCATTGAATAGTAAG TTCTTTACAACTGAACCATATGCCTGTGAACCATCAAGTTTACCAAAATTTCCTCCCACCAAAGAAATGGATTTGAAATTGAGAGATGAAGCAGCCAAAAG GCAACGTGGTTTAGGTAGAAAGTCACAAATGAACGATGGCCATAGACGAACTCGAGTGCACAACAAGGCCATCCGTGCAATTCCAGCTCCAGAAGCCAACGCGGAACtccaaacaaatttaaat AGGCTGAGAGTGATGTCGGACAGGAAAGGGAAGAGCAAGAGCGAGAAGTTCCCACCTCCACATCAAGATGGCGCAGTCGGCCACCCTATGTCATTCGCAGATGATGTTTCGGTCAATTCCTCGACTTTTGATACCAAGTCATTAACGAAGAGTGCATCTTCAAGGAGGAAGAGCGGTGAAGTAGAGCCTCACGGTGCTCCTTCTCGTCGCTTCATGAACGCATTCTATCCGTCCTCCGTTGCTCGTTCCATGGAGTTCAGGTTCGGCCGCAGATGA